Proteins encoded by one window of Candidatus Sumerlaea chitinivorans:
- a CDS encoding Homoserine dehydrogenase — MKEIKVGLIGFGNIGTGVVNSLNQNGELIASRIGARLRLVRIADVDIKRKRAADYDPSILTTDANEILNDPEIAVVIELVGGLEPARTFVEKALRNGKHVVTANKAMLANFGADLWRTAAECGVGLYFEASVGGGIPIIRALELGLSANNFHSIYGIVNGTCNYILTQMAEEHKAFDTVLAEAQAHGYAEPDPTFDIEGYDTAHKTAILASLAFQQDVRYTDVYVEGITRIRQVDIEYARELGYTIKLLGIAKRDPADGRVEVRVHPTLLPQTSLLAHVNGVYNGILAVGDLVGKTMFYGRGAGPAPTASAVLSDVMAAATAVAAGTKPAEHRLAAEPGVKNLKPIAELSTAYYLRLEAIDKPGVMAQLGGVLGAHNVSIGSMIQRGRHDSGRAEIIIVTHTAREKDVQDAIKEIAALPVTLEAPFVLRVEEDL, encoded by the coding sequence ATGAAGGAAATCAAAGTCGGACTGATCGGATTCGGAAACATTGGCACGGGAGTGGTGAATTCCCTCAATCAGAATGGAGAACTTATTGCGTCGCGGATTGGAGCGCGGCTCCGCCTTGTGCGCATTGCCGATGTGGACATCAAGCGCAAGCGAGCGGCTGATTACGATCCCAGCATTCTTACTACGGACGCGAATGAGATTCTCAACGATCCCGAGATCGCGGTCGTGATTGAATTGGTAGGCGGCTTGGAGCCAGCGCGCACCTTCGTGGAGAAGGCCTTGCGCAATGGAAAACACGTCGTTACCGCGAACAAGGCGATGCTCGCGAATTTTGGCGCGGATCTTTGGCGCACTGCCGCTGAGTGCGGAGTGGGACTCTACTTTGAGGCGAGCGTTGGCGGAGGGATCCCGATCATTCGCGCGCTTGAGCTGGGGCTCTCCGCGAATAACTTCCATTCCATCTACGGCATAGTGAATGGCACCTGCAATTACATCCTCACCCAGATGGCCGAGGAGCACAAGGCTTTCGATACGGTCCTTGCAGAGGCTCAAGCCCACGGCTACGCCGAGCCCGACCCAACATTCGACATCGAGGGCTACGACACAGCTCACAAAACGGCGATTCTCGCATCGCTGGCATTTCAACAGGATGTGCGCTACACGGACGTGTACGTCGAAGGTATCACGCGCATCCGACAGGTGGACATCGAGTACGCTCGCGAACTCGGCTACACGATCAAGCTCTTAGGAATTGCAAAGCGAGATCCGGCAGACGGTCGAGTCGAGGTGCGCGTGCACCCCACGCTCCTGCCCCAGACCTCGCTTCTCGCCCACGTCAATGGTGTCTACAATGGCATTCTGGCGGTGGGCGATCTTGTGGGCAAGACAATGTTCTACGGGCGAGGTGCCGGACCGGCGCCAACCGCGAGCGCTGTGCTCAGCGACGTGATGGCGGCGGCCACAGCGGTGGCGGCGGGCACGAAACCGGCGGAGCATCGCTTGGCTGCCGAGCCCGGAGTCAAGAATCTAAAGCCAATCGCGGAACTATCCACTGCCTACTATTTGCGGCTTGAGGCAATCGATAAGCCGGGAGTCATGGCCCAACTTGGCGGCGTGCTGGGGGCGCATAACGTGAGCATTGGCTCCATGATCCAGCGAGGCCGACACGATTCGGGTCGTGCCGAGATCATCATTGTCACCCACACCGCACGCGAAAAAGATGTTCAGGACGCTATCAAGGAGATTGCGGCGTTGCCGGTGACTCTCGAGGCACCTTTTGTGTTGCGCGTAGAAGAAGACCTCTAA
- a CDS encoding Glutamyl-tRNA synthetase — translation MTNTTNKPRVRFAPSPTGMLHVGSARAALFNWLYARHTGGTFLVRIEDTDLERSTEEATRQILDSLEWLGLTPDEPVEYQARRAHIHRAYLQRLLDTGHAYRCYCPKERLDELREQARAAGRIFAYRREMFPEEEARKLEAAGAPYVIRFRAPVGGVTAFDDLIYGHIEVENDNIGDFVIARADGSPLYNFTNVVDDLDMGITLICRGEDHVPNTPKQIMIYRALGVEPPQFAHLPLILGPDKKKLSKRHGATGVTEFREMGILREALVNYLALLGWAPPEAEFEEVMPLEELIARFQLERVSKSPAVFDHEKLLWMNGVYIRKTPRAQLDTWVTERLEKRYPALAAADFSPPNQELSREAWLRGIIGLVVERTRTLNDFVDQLGYFFEPPAQYEEKAFRKFLGSPEAVAHLAHCAELLASTWEEATKAHNPVTGTPQALEAWCEAMEKPLREWSEAKQLKFGNVAQPIRLAVTGRTASPPLFHVLWYLGREESVRRIEKCVDRAKQALSSGTS, via the coding sequence ATGACTAACACAACGAACAAACCGCGAGTACGATTCGCGCCCTCACCCACGGGAATGCTGCACGTGGGAAGTGCGCGTGCTGCGCTTTTCAATTGGTTGTATGCCCGCCATACAGGTGGCACGTTTCTCGTCCGCATCGAGGACACCGACCTTGAGCGCTCGACGGAGGAGGCCACACGCCAAATTCTCGATTCGCTCGAGTGGTTGGGGTTGACGCCTGACGAACCGGTGGAGTATCAGGCGCGGCGCGCTCACATCCATCGCGCTTATCTCCAGCGATTGCTGGACACCGGTCACGCCTACCGCTGTTACTGCCCGAAGGAGCGGCTCGATGAGTTGCGTGAGCAGGCTCGGGCTGCGGGGCGGATTTTTGCCTATCGCAGGGAAATGTTCCCAGAAGAGGAAGCGCGCAAATTAGAAGCCGCGGGGGCGCCATACGTGATTCGGTTCCGTGCACCCGTCGGCGGCGTCACCGCTTTCGACGACCTAATCTACGGCCATATTGAGGTCGAGAACGATAATATTGGGGATTTTGTCATCGCGCGGGCGGACGGCTCGCCACTCTACAACTTCACCAATGTGGTGGACGATCTCGACATGGGGATTACCCTGATCTGCCGGGGCGAAGACCATGTGCCGAACACGCCGAAACAAATCATGATCTATCGCGCCCTTGGCGTCGAGCCGCCACAATTCGCACACTTGCCGCTCATTCTCGGTCCCGACAAAAAGAAGCTCAGCAAACGCCATGGCGCTACTGGTGTGACGGAGTTCCGGGAGATGGGGATCCTGCGCGAAGCGCTGGTGAACTACCTCGCCCTATTGGGTTGGGCTCCGCCTGAGGCTGAGTTCGAAGAGGTGATGCCTCTCGAGGAGCTCATTGCGCGTTTTCAGCTCGAGCGTGTGAGCAAGAGCCCAGCCGTATTTGATCACGAGAAGCTCTTGTGGATGAATGGTGTTTATATCCGCAAAACGCCGCGCGCTCAATTGGACACTTGGGTCACGGAGCGCTTGGAGAAGCGCTATCCTGCGCTCGCGGCTGCAGACTTCAGTCCGCCGAACCAAGAGTTGTCGCGCGAAGCATGGCTGCGCGGCATCATCGGCCTCGTGGTGGAGCGTACACGCACACTCAACGATTTTGTAGATCAACTGGGATACTTCTTTGAGCCCCCGGCGCAGTACGAGGAAAAAGCGTTTCGAAAGTTTCTCGGGAGCCCCGAGGCAGTGGCGCATCTGGCGCACTGTGCCGAGCTACTCGCAAGCACGTGGGAGGAAGCGACGAAGGCTCATAATCCGGTCACGGGAACGCCCCAGGCCCTCGAGGCGTGGTGCGAAGCCATGGAGAAGCCTTTGCGCGAATGGAGTGAGGCCAAGCAGCTCAAGTTTGGCAATGTGGCGCAGCCAATTCGCCTCGCAGTGACAGGCCGAACCGCCTCGCCACCGCTTTTCCACGTGCTCTGGTACCTTGGGCGCGAGGAGAGTGTGCGGCGTATCGAAAAGTGTGTGGATCGGGCCAAGCAAGCACTCTCGTCGGGCACGTCGTGA
- a CDS encoding SSU rRNA (adenine(1518)-N(6)/adenine(1519)-N(6))-dimethyltransferase, whose translation MINPVYFTRLLKRHGIWLNKRLGQHLLVDAGVLERVAEAAGAGAGTHVVEIGAGAGHLTALLALCGARVTAIELDERFAALHREVFRRWPEVSERVEFRYTDALDFDYAAEAEATRARGERFLIAGNIPYHITSPLLMRIAESGAEFERMTLLMQREVAERIAVPHGGRASGAITIKLQYYCDVEPLFLVNRRAFLPPPQVDSQLVAFRRRSAPLPEDRRPRFFRLVEGAFAQRRKMLPNAVAAAGLGYSKSAVEEALAALGRPATTRAEELGLEEFLALFERLPPPRS comes from the coding sequence ATGATCAACCCGGTATATTTCACACGCCTCCTCAAGCGCCATGGGATATGGCTCAATAAGCGATTGGGCCAGCACCTGCTCGTAGATGCGGGGGTGCTGGAGCGTGTCGCGGAAGCTGCAGGGGCGGGCGCGGGCACGCATGTCGTGGAGATCGGGGCAGGCGCAGGGCACCTGACAGCGCTTCTTGCTTTGTGCGGTGCGCGCGTGACGGCGATTGAGTTGGACGAGCGCTTTGCTGCGCTCCATCGCGAGGTGTTTCGGCGCTGGCCAGAGGTCAGCGAGCGAGTGGAGTTTCGCTATACGGATGCGTTGGACTTTGATTATGCGGCCGAGGCAGAAGCAACCCGAGCGCGTGGCGAACGCTTCCTCATCGCGGGGAACATTCCCTACCACATTACGTCGCCTCTGCTAATGCGAATCGCAGAAAGTGGTGCGGAGTTCGAGCGCATGACGCTTCTCATGCAGCGCGAAGTTGCCGAGCGTATTGCGGTGCCGCACGGCGGACGCGCATCCGGCGCAATCACCATTAAGCTGCAGTATTACTGCGATGTGGAACCGCTCTTTTTGGTGAATCGGCGTGCGTTTCTTCCCCCGCCGCAGGTGGATAGTCAGCTCGTGGCGTTTCGCCGCAGGAGCGCTCCTCTTCCGGAGGACCGCCGCCCCCGATTTTTTCGCTTGGTGGAGGGGGCCTTTGCTCAACGGCGCAAAATGCTGCCAAATGCGGTGGCGGCCGCGGGACTGGGATATTCTAAATCCGCGGTCGAGGAAGCGCTGGCTGCTCTTGGGCGACCTGCAACAACTCGTGCCGAAGAGTTGGGGCTGGAGGAGTTCCTTGCGCTATTCGAGCGCCTCCCGCCTCCTCGTTCATGA
- a CDS encoding Glutaminyl-tRNA synthetase — MGSSDYDKKNDPSCEGCTSPSRPLDFIRKIVMDDLASGKWGGQVVTRFPPEPNGYLHIGHAKSICLNFGIAAEFGGRCHLRFDDTNPTKEDVEYVEAIKEDVRWLGWDWGEHLYFASDYFDKMYEFAVQLIKKGKAYVCDLSPEQVREMRGTLTEPGIPSPYRNRSIEENLDLFERMRAGEFEEGSRTLRAKIDMASPNLNLRDPVLYRIIKAPHHRTGNKWCIYPMYDFAHPISDSLEGITHSICTLEFEDHRPLYDWVLEELGIHHSQQIEFARLNLTYTVMSKRKLLQLVREGYVRGWDDPRMPTICGLRRRGYTPEAIRDFCARIGVAKTDSVVDYALLEHCLREDLNRRAPRAMAVLRPLRVVVTNFPEGKVEWLDALNNPEDPSAGTRKIPFTRELYIEQDDFREVPPPKYYRLSPGKEVRLRYAYLLKCEDVIKDEQGRIVELRCTIDPSTLGANPADGRKVKATIHWVSAPHALTAEVRLYEHLFTKPDPDDVEEGKTFLDNVNPNSLEVVHGAKLEPMLGAATPGTTYQFERLGYFCVDSVDSRPGALVFNRTVTLKDTWAKIAKSLGEA; from the coding sequence ATGGGCAGTTCCGACTACGACAAGAAGAATGACCCCTCGTGTGAGGGATGCACAAGCCCTTCGCGGCCGTTAGATTTCATTCGCAAGATCGTGATGGATGATCTTGCCTCGGGCAAGTGGGGCGGGCAGGTGGTGACACGTTTTCCCCCCGAGCCCAATGGCTATCTTCACATTGGCCACGCAAAGAGCATCTGCCTGAACTTCGGGATTGCGGCCGAGTTTGGCGGACGCTGCCATCTGCGCTTCGACGACACCAATCCCACGAAGGAAGACGTGGAATACGTCGAAGCCATCAAGGAAGATGTGCGGTGGCTGGGTTGGGATTGGGGCGAGCACCTTTACTTTGCCTCGGACTACTTTGATAAAATGTACGAGTTTGCCGTTCAGCTCATCAAGAAAGGCAAAGCGTACGTCTGTGACTTGAGTCCAGAGCAAGTGCGAGAAATGCGGGGGACGCTCACGGAGCCGGGCATCCCCAGTCCTTACCGAAACCGCAGCATTGAGGAAAACTTGGACCTTTTCGAGCGCATGCGTGCGGGCGAGTTTGAGGAGGGCTCGCGCACTCTCCGAGCGAAAATTGACATGGCAAGCCCGAACCTCAACCTGCGCGACCCCGTGCTTTACCGCATCATCAAGGCGCCTCACCACCGTACTGGCAACAAGTGGTGCATTTACCCGATGTACGACTTTGCTCATCCCATCAGCGATTCGCTCGAGGGAATCACCCACTCAATTTGCACTCTCGAGTTCGAGGATCACCGCCCGCTTTACGATTGGGTGTTGGAGGAGCTCGGCATCCATCACTCGCAGCAGATCGAATTCGCACGGTTGAATCTGACGTACACCGTCATGAGCAAGCGCAAGCTCCTCCAGCTTGTGCGGGAAGGCTACGTGCGGGGATGGGATGATCCGCGCATGCCGACGATTTGCGGCCTTCGCCGGCGTGGCTACACTCCCGAGGCAATTCGAGATTTCTGCGCGCGCATCGGAGTCGCAAAGACCGACAGCGTCGTGGACTACGCGCTCCTTGAGCACTGCCTCCGTGAGGACCTCAATCGTCGAGCCCCGCGCGCGATGGCGGTGCTGCGGCCGCTGCGGGTTGTCGTCACGAATTTCCCCGAGGGCAAAGTGGAGTGGCTTGATGCACTCAATAACCCCGAGGACCCATCGGCGGGGACGCGCAAAATCCCGTTTACGCGTGAGCTCTACATCGAGCAGGACGACTTCCGCGAGGTGCCGCCGCCGAAGTACTACCGACTTTCGCCCGGCAAAGAAGTGCGGCTTCGCTACGCCTACTTGTTGAAGTGCGAGGACGTGATCAAGGATGAGCAAGGGCGGATCGTGGAGCTGCGGTGCACCATCGATCCCAGCACGTTGGGAGCGAACCCTGCGGACGGCCGCAAAGTGAAGGCGACCATTCATTGGGTGAGCGCTCCGCACGCCCTGACGGCCGAAGTTCGTCTCTATGAGCACCTCTTCACAAAGCCTGATCCCGACGATGTGGAGGAAGGCAAAACGTTCCTCGACAACGTCAATCCGAACTCGCTCGAGGTCGTGCACGGCGCAAAGCTGGAACCGATGCTTGGGGCAGCGACGCCCGGCACCACCTATCAATTTGAACGCTTGGGCTACTTCTGCGTGGACAGCGTGGACAGCCGCCCCGGAGCGCTCGTTTTCAACCGGACGGTGACGTTGAAAGATACGTGGGCCAAAATTGCAAAGTCGTTGGGCGAGGCTTGA
- a CDS encoding ATP synthase beta chain has product MATGVIKQIIGPTVDIEFPSDALPNILNAIIIEDSARGIKITVEVAQHIGNNIVRCVSMQSTDGLVRGMKAVDTGGPISVPVGEQTLGHIFNLLGETLDTDKPLPQPDKRWPIHRPAPPFTEKLPATQIFETGIKVIDLLAPYAKGGKIGLFGGAGVGKTVVIMELINNIAKEHGGFSVFAGVGERTREGNDLWHEMLESGVINRDDPQKSRAALVFGQMNEPPGARLRVALSALTMAEYFRDEMGKDVLLFIDNIFRFTQAGSEVSALLGRMPSAVGYQPTLATELGQLQERITSTKRGSVTSVQAIYVPADDLTDPAPATTFSHLDATTVLSRQIAELGIYPAVDPLDSTSRIMDPRILGEEHYSVAKRVQLVLQRYKDLQDIIAILGIDELSEEDKIIVARARKIQRFLSQPFHVAEAFTGRPGRYVRLADTIRGFKMIVDGELDEIPEQAFYMCGPIEEVFENAEKLKATA; this is encoded by the coding sequence ATGGCAACGGGAGTCATCAAGCAAATTATCGGTCCGACAGTGGACATCGAATTTCCCAGCGATGCGCTACCCAATATTCTTAACGCCATCATCATTGAGGACAGCGCGCGTGGGATCAAGATCACGGTGGAGGTCGCCCAGCACATCGGCAACAACATCGTGCGATGTGTGTCCATGCAGTCCACGGACGGCCTCGTGCGTGGGATGAAGGCTGTGGATACAGGCGGCCCTATCTCCGTCCCAGTCGGAGAGCAGACTCTCGGCCATATTTTTAACCTCTTGGGCGAAACTCTTGATACGGATAAGCCCCTCCCCCAGCCGGACAAACGCTGGCCCATTCATCGCCCGGCACCACCATTCACGGAGAAGCTACCTGCTACACAAATCTTCGAGACTGGCATCAAGGTGATTGATCTCCTCGCCCCGTATGCAAAGGGCGGCAAGATCGGCCTCTTCGGCGGGGCGGGCGTGGGCAAAACCGTCGTCATCATGGAACTCATCAACAACATCGCGAAAGAGCACGGCGGATTCTCGGTCTTCGCGGGCGTGGGCGAACGCACACGCGAAGGCAACGACCTGTGGCACGAAATGCTGGAGTCGGGTGTCATTAACCGTGACGACCCACAAAAAAGCCGCGCTGCTTTGGTCTTTGGCCAAATGAACGAACCCCCGGGAGCACGCCTGCGCGTTGCACTCAGCGCGCTCACAATGGCGGAATATTTCCGCGACGAAATGGGCAAGGACGTGCTGCTGTTCATTGATAACATCTTCCGGTTCACCCAGGCGGGTTCCGAGGTGAGCGCGCTGCTGGGCCGCATGCCCAGCGCCGTGGGTTACCAGCCCACTCTTGCCACGGAGCTTGGCCAGCTTCAGGAGCGAATCACCTCCACAAAGCGCGGATCGGTCACGAGCGTGCAGGCGATTTACGTCCCGGCGGACGACCTAACGGACCCGGCGCCCGCCACAACCTTCTCGCACCTTGACGCGACCACCGTGCTTTCGCGTCAGATCGCCGAGCTCGGCATTTACCCGGCGGTGGATCCTCTCGATTCCACCTCGCGCATCATGGACCCACGCATCCTCGGCGAAGAGCACTATTCCGTGGCCAAACGGGTTCAGCTGGTTCTGCAGCGGTATAAGGACCTTCAAGACATCATCGCGATTCTCGGCATTGACGAACTCAGCGAAGAGGACAAGATCATCGTAGCCCGCGCCCGCAAGATCCAGCGCTTCCTCAGCCAACCCTTCCACGTGGCGGAAGCGTTCACCGGCCGACCGGGTCGCTACGTCCGCTTGGCCGACACCATCCGCGGCTTCAAGATGATTGTGGACGGCGAGCTCGACGAGATTCCCGAGCAGGCCTTCTACATGTGCGGCCCGATCGAAGAGGTCTTCGAAAACGCCGAAAAACTTAAGGCCACGGCTTAG